From Streptomyces sp. NBC_00683, one genomic window encodes:
- a CDS encoding right-handed parallel beta-helix repeat-containing protein, with translation MRKKHIKCLVGITLTTATALGAAVVPSSAAAPRDLVVHPGNSIQKAVNAAAPGDTVVVLPGTYRESVLITKPGLTLRGTGGRTVIMPAAAPAKTAKTTKTTKVANTCAADGNGICVVGTKTRTVDGVHIRALTLSGFKKSGIWASWTDGLSVRRVTAKNNGTWGIAQERSTGADFRRNTATANGDAGIFIANSVSEEGGATDTGGTEIRENTLSGNRIGVTARRVRNLLIDDNHISGNCSGVFVVGDESKPAAGAMTISGNRIIGNNKFCAATPRLSAIQGSGIVLTGSEATVVRSNVIRNNVGATPLSGGILLFKSFVGALNTNNTITENHVQGNKPADLANRDTSGTGNTFTSNECATSAPGGMCAR, from the coding sequence ATGAGGAAAAAACACATCAAATGCCTGGTGGGCATCACTCTCACCACGGCTACAGCACTGGGCGCGGCAGTGGTTCCGTCTTCGGCGGCCGCACCGAGAGACCTGGTGGTCCACCCGGGCAACTCGATCCAGAAGGCGGTGAACGCCGCGGCACCCGGCGACACCGTCGTCGTCCTGCCCGGTACCTACCGCGAGAGCGTCCTGATCACGAAGCCGGGCCTGACCCTGCGCGGCACCGGCGGCCGGACGGTCATCATGCCGGCAGCCGCGCCGGCCAAGACGGCCAAGACCACCAAGACGACCAAGGTCGCCAACACGTGCGCGGCGGACGGCAACGGCATCTGCGTCGTGGGCACGAAGACCCGGACCGTCGACGGTGTCCACATCCGGGCCCTGACCCTTTCCGGCTTCAAGAAGAGCGGAATCTGGGCCTCCTGGACCGACGGACTCTCCGTCCGCCGGGTGACCGCCAAGAACAACGGCACCTGGGGCATCGCCCAGGAGCGGTCGACGGGTGCGGACTTCCGGCGCAACACGGCCACCGCCAACGGTGACGCGGGGATCTTCATCGCGAACTCCGTCAGCGAGGAGGGCGGGGCCACCGACACCGGGGGGACGGAGATCCGGGAGAACACCCTCAGCGGCAACCGCATCGGCGTCACCGCCCGGAGGGTCAGGAACCTCCTGATCGACGACAACCACATCAGCGGGAACTGCAGCGGGGTCTTCGTCGTGGGCGACGAGTCCAAGCCCGCGGCCGGCGCGATGACCATCAGCGGCAACCGGATCATCGGCAACAACAAGTTCTGCGCGGCCACCCCCAGGCTGTCCGCCATCCAGGGGTCCGGCATCGTCCTGACCGGCAGCGAGGCCACGGTCGTCCGTTCCAACGTGATCCGGAACAACGTGGGCGCCACCCCGCTCTCCGGCGGGATCCTGCTGTTCAAGAGCTTCGTGGGCGCCCTCAACACGAACAACACGATCACCGAGAACCACGTGCAGGGCAACAAGCCCGCCGACCTGGCCAACAGGGACACCTCGGGCACGGGCAACACCTTCACCAGCAACGAGTGCGCGACGTCCGCACCGGGCGGGATGTGTGCCCGGTGA
- a CDS encoding beta-ketoacyl-[acyl-carrier-protein] synthase family protein, with protein MTRRVAVTGVGVVAPGGIGVPAFWDLLSSGRTATRGITLFDPAAFRSRIAAECDFDPAAHGLDEDLVARSDRYVQFALVAAREALSDAGLDPEKEDPWRIGVSLGTAVGGTTRLEHDYVAVSGSGKRWDVDHRPAGRHLERAFSPSTLASAVAEEVGAHGPVQTVSTGCTSGLDAIGYAFHSIEEGRVDVCIAGASDTPITPITVACFDAIKATSANNDDPEHASRPFDARRDGFVMGEGGAVLVLEELEHARARGATVYCEISGYATFGNAYHMTGLTGEGLEMAEAINTALAHGRINASQVDYVNAHGSGTKQNDRHETAAVKRALGAHAYKVPMSSIKSMVGHSLGAIGAIEIAACVLAIEHQTVPPTANYETADPECDLDYVPRTARPLKLRSVLSVGSGFGGFQSAVALTRTGGRTP; from the coding sequence ATGACCCGTCGTGTGGCCGTCACCGGAGTCGGAGTCGTCGCACCCGGCGGCATCGGGGTCCCGGCCTTCTGGGACCTCCTCTCCAGCGGACGTACAGCGACCCGCGGCATCACCCTGTTCGACCCGGCGGCCTTCCGCTCGCGCATCGCCGCCGAGTGCGACTTCGATCCTGCGGCCCACGGCCTCGACGAGGACCTGGTCGCACGATCGGACCGGTACGTCCAGTTCGCCCTGGTGGCCGCCCGGGAGGCGCTGAGCGACGCCGGACTCGACCCGGAGAAGGAGGACCCCTGGCGCATCGGGGTGTCCCTCGGAACCGCGGTCGGGGGCACCACCCGCCTGGAGCACGACTACGTCGCCGTCAGCGGGAGCGGCAAGCGCTGGGACGTCGACCACCGGCCGGCGGGCCGTCACCTGGAGCGGGCGTTCTCGCCCAGCACCCTCGCCTCGGCCGTGGCCGAGGAGGTCGGCGCCCACGGGCCCGTACAGACCGTCTCCACGGGTTGCACCTCGGGCCTCGACGCGATCGGGTACGCCTTCCACTCCATCGAGGAAGGCCGGGTCGACGTCTGCATCGCCGGTGCCTCGGACACACCGATCACCCCCATCACGGTGGCGTGCTTCGACGCGATCAAGGCGACCTCGGCGAACAACGACGACCCGGAGCACGCGTCGCGGCCGTTCGACGCCCGCCGGGACGGCTTCGTCATGGGCGAGGGCGGCGCCGTCCTCGTACTCGAGGAGCTCGAACACGCCCGTGCCCGCGGGGCGACCGTCTACTGCGAGATATCGGGCTACGCCACCTTCGGCAACGCCTACCACATGACCGGGCTGACCGGCGAAGGCCTTGAGATGGCCGAGGCCATCAACACCGCCCTCGCGCACGGCCGGATCAACGCCTCGCAGGTCGACTACGTCAACGCGCACGGCTCGGGCACCAAGCAGAACGACCGGCACGAGACGGCAGCGGTGAAACGGGCCCTGGGCGCACACGCGTACAAGGTGCCGATGAGCTCGATCAAGTCCATGGTCGGCCACTCGCTCGGCGCCATCGGCGCCATCGAGATCGCCGCGTGCGTGCTGGCCATCGAGCACCAGACGGTGCCGCCGACGGCCAACTACGAGACCGCGGACCCCGAGTGCGACCTCGACTACGTGCCGCGCACCGCACGGCCCCTGAAGCTGCGCAGCGTGCTTTCGGTCGGCAGCGGGTTCGGCGGATTCCAGTCCGCCGTCGCTCTGACCCGAACAGGCGGGAGGACCCCATGA
- a CDS encoding SRPBCC family protein, producing the protein MSGHTENEITIAAPLDLVWDMTNDLEHWPQLFSEYASVEVIERKGQTTKFRLTMHPDDNGKVWSWVSERTTDRPGRTVNARRVEPGPFQHMDIRWEYSEVPGGTRMHWRQDFAMRPDAPVDDAWMTDNINRNSRVQLELIRDKIEQRDRERRSASVPAN; encoded by the coding sequence GTGTCCGGACACACGGAGAACGAGATCACCATCGCTGCCCCCCTCGACCTCGTCTGGGACATGACGAACGACCTCGAGCACTGGCCGCAGCTGTTCAGCGAGTACGCGTCCGTCGAGGTGATCGAGCGGAAGGGCCAGACGACGAAGTTCCGGCTCACCATGCACCCGGACGACAACGGCAAGGTCTGGAGCTGGGTCTCGGAGCGCACCACCGACCGGCCGGGGCGCACCGTGAACGCCCGCCGTGTCGAGCCCGGCCCGTTCCAGCACATGGACATCCGGTGGGAGTACTCGGAGGTCCCCGGCGGCACGCGGATGCACTGGCGCCAGGACTTCGCGATGCGTCCGGACGCACCGGTCGACGACGCGTGGATGACGGACAACATCAACCGCAACTCCCGCGTCCAGCTGGAACTCATCCGCGACAAGATCGAACAGCGTGACCGGGAGCGCCGCTCCGCCTCGGTCCCGGCCAACTGA
- a CDS encoding ACT domain-containing protein has protein sequence MTGERDLRKLLHGMRPELNPGRYVFTTVPDGEVPGGVSPVVAVTEREGLTLVIPEAQALESGLAHDFVAGWITLRVHSSLDAVGLTAAVSLALTDAGVSCNVVAGFHHDHLFVPYARATEAVELLEALAAESG, from the coding sequence ATGACCGGCGAGCGCGATCTGCGAAAACTGCTGCACGGTATGCGCCCGGAACTGAATCCGGGCCGCTACGTCTTCACGACGGTGCCGGACGGTGAGGTGCCCGGCGGCGTGAGCCCGGTGGTCGCCGTCACCGAGCGCGAAGGGCTGACCCTCGTGATTCCCGAGGCGCAGGCGCTTGAGTCCGGGCTGGCCCATGACTTCGTCGCGGGCTGGATCACACTCCGGGTGCACTCCTCCCTGGACGCGGTCGGCCTGACCGCCGCGGTCTCGCTGGCCCTCACCGACGCGGGGGTGAGCTGCAATGTGGTCGCGGGATTCCACCACGACCACCTGTTCGTTCCGTACGCGCGTGCGACCGAAGCCGTCGAGCTGCTGGAAGCGCTGGCCGCGGAGTCGGGCTAG
- a CDS encoding acyl carrier protein: MTTQLTYEELAALMKNGAGLTVDPLAMESRPGSAFDEYGLDSLGLLGIVAVLENRFGRPLPADADRCKTPGEFLDLVNNTLVTGA; encoded by the coding sequence ATGACCACTCAACTGACCTACGAGGAACTGGCCGCGCTCATGAAGAACGGCGCAGGTCTCACGGTCGACCCGCTGGCGATGGAGAGCCGTCCCGGCTCGGCCTTCGACGAGTACGGCCTGGACTCACTCGGCCTGCTCGGCATCGTGGCCGTGCTCGAGAACCGGTTCGGCCGCCCGCTGCCGGCCGACGCCGACCGCTGCAAGACCCCCGGCGAGTTCCTCGACCTCGTCAACAACACCCTCGTGACAGGAGCCTGA
- a CDS encoding TcmI family type II polyketide cyclase: MHHALIVARMAPESAPDIAELFAESDNTELPHLVGVNRRTLFQFGDVYLHLIESDRPPGPEIAKVTQHPEFKAISDRLTAFVSPYDPQTWRGPKDAMAQQFYRWQRDGA, translated from the coding sequence ATGCACCACGCTCTGATCGTCGCCCGGATGGCGCCCGAGTCCGCCCCGGACATCGCCGAGCTGTTCGCCGAATCCGACAACACCGAGCTCCCCCACCTCGTCGGCGTCAACAGGCGCACCCTGTTCCAGTTCGGCGACGTGTACCTGCACCTGATCGAATCCGACCGGCCCCCGGGCCCGGAGATCGCCAAGGTGACGCAGCACCCCGAGTTCAAGGCCATCAGCGACCGGCTCACCGCCTTCGTGAGCCCCTACGACCCGCAGACCTGGCGCGGTCCGAAGGACGCGATGGCCCAGCAGTTCTACCGGTGGCAGCGCGACGGCGCCTGA
- a CDS encoding DUF397 domain-containing protein, with the protein MTESTTGRQQFAGWDKPELDLSNADWRSGSQGTGDVQIAFVEGFIAMRNAGKPGSPSLIFTPAEWRAFVINARDGEFDLV; encoded by the coding sequence GTGACGGAGAGCACCACCGGCCGCCAGCAGTTCGCCGGCTGGGACAAGCCGGAGCTCGACCTCAGTAACGCGGACTGGCGGTCGGGCAGCCAGGGCACGGGCGATGTCCAGATCGCCTTCGTGGAGGGATTCATAGCGATGCGCAACGCCGGCAAACCCGGCAGCCCCTCGCTGATCTTCACCCCGGCCGAGTGGCGGGCCTTCGTGATCAACGCGCGGGACGGCGAGTTCGACCTCGTGTGA
- a CDS encoding terpene synthase family protein, translating to MAQPFSLPDFYVPYPARLNPHVEAARSHTREWARGMGMLEGSGIWEEKDLESHDYALLCAYTHPDCSSEALSLVTDWYVWVFFFDDHFLELFKRTPDREGGKRYLDRLPAFMPMERGAATPEPANPVEAGLADLWARTVPAMSDAWRARFAEATENLLNESLWELANINEGRIANPVEYIEMRRKVGGAPWSAGLVEYAANAEVPASLADARALRVLRDAFSDGVHLRNDLFSYQREVEDEGENSNGVLVLEKFLGCSTQEAAEAVNDLLTSRLQQFENTALTELGPLCAEKGLTPEETVAVLAYVKGLQDWQSGGHEWHMRSSRYMNDGGADGAGPGFGMAAASIRFTPRSESARLRSHTHVPYRHVGPSLLPDFDMPFTTTLSPHLDGARVRIVDWSRRMGLLEAQPGVPGSHIWDEERLVATDLPLCAAGLHPDATPDELDLSSQWLTWGTYGDDWFPVVHGRTRDLAGARLANERLSLFMPLDGGSVPEPVNALERGLADVWRRTVEPMDASGRRTFREAVESMTASWLWELANQAQNRIPDPVDYVEMRRATFGSDLTMSLCRLGHGRKVPDAVYRSGPLRSLENAASDYACLVNDLFSYQKEIEYEGEVHNGVLVVQNFFAVDYPTAVSIVDDLMNSRMRQFQHIAERELPVLYDDFALDAEAREVLAGYVVELQHWMAGILIWHRGCRRYREEDLRRGTGAPWHLSGPTGFGTSAARVTQLLTAQGRFSPAGRAPLAMASAARTDRP from the coding sequence ATGGCACAGCCCTTCTCCCTGCCGGACTTCTATGTGCCGTATCCGGCACGTCTCAACCCTCATGTGGAGGCTGCCAGAAGCCATACCCGGGAGTGGGCGCGCGGGATGGGGATGCTCGAGGGGTCCGGTATCTGGGAGGAGAAGGACCTCGAGTCCCATGACTACGCGCTGCTGTGCGCGTACACCCACCCCGACTGCTCGTCCGAGGCCCTGTCCCTGGTCACCGACTGGTATGTGTGGGTCTTCTTCTTCGACGACCACTTCCTGGAACTGTTCAAGCGCACTCCGGACCGTGAGGGCGGGAAGCGGTATCTGGACCGGCTGCCCGCCTTCATGCCGATGGAGCGGGGGGCAGCGACGCCCGAGCCGGCCAACCCGGTCGAGGCGGGTCTCGCCGACCTCTGGGCCAGGACCGTGCCGGCCATGTCCGACGCCTGGCGGGCCAGGTTCGCCGAGGCCACGGAGAATCTGCTCAACGAGTCCTTGTGGGAGCTCGCCAACATCAACGAGGGCCGGATCGCGAACCCCGTCGAGTACATCGAGATGCGGCGCAAGGTGGGCGGCGCCCCCTGGTCGGCGGGGCTGGTGGAGTACGCGGCGAACGCCGAGGTTCCGGCGTCGCTGGCCGATGCGCGAGCACTGCGGGTGCTGCGGGACGCGTTCTCCGACGGAGTCCACCTGCGCAACGACCTGTTCTCGTACCAGCGTGAGGTCGAGGACGAGGGCGAGAACAGCAACGGTGTGCTGGTCCTGGAGAAGTTCCTGGGCTGCTCCACCCAGGAGGCGGCCGAGGCGGTCAACGATCTGCTGACTTCGCGGCTCCAGCAGTTCGAGAACACGGCCCTCACCGAACTCGGGCCGCTCTGTGCGGAGAAGGGGCTCACCCCCGAGGAGACGGTCGCTGTACTCGCGTACGTCAAGGGGCTCCAGGACTGGCAGTCGGGCGGCCACGAGTGGCACATGCGCTCCAGCCGCTACATGAACGACGGCGGCGCGGACGGCGCTGGGCCCGGTTTCGGGATGGCGGCCGCCTCCATCCGCTTCACGCCCCGTTCGGAGTCGGCACGGCTGCGCAGCCACACCCATGTGCCGTACCGGCACGTCGGCCCGTCCCTGCTGCCCGACTTCGACATGCCGTTCACCACGACACTGAGTCCGCACCTGGACGGGGCCCGGGTACGGATCGTGGACTGGTCGCGCCGGATGGGGCTGCTTGAGGCCCAGCCGGGTGTGCCGGGATCGCACATCTGGGACGAGGAACGGCTTGTCGCGACCGATCTGCCGCTCTGCGCCGCGGGCCTGCATCCGGACGCCACGCCGGACGAGCTCGATCTGTCATCGCAATGGCTGACCTGGGGTACGTACGGCGACGACTGGTTCCCCGTGGTGCACGGCCGGACGCGTGACCTTGCCGGGGCCCGGCTGGCCAACGAGCGGCTGTCCCTCTTCATGCCCTTGGACGGCGGGTCGGTGCCGGAGCCGGTCAACGCGCTCGAGCGGGGGCTGGCCGACGTCTGGCGGCGGACCGTGGAGCCGATGGACGCGAGCGGGCGCCGCACGTTCCGTGAGGCGGTCGAGTCGATGACCGCGAGCTGGCTGTGGGAGCTGGCGAACCAGGCGCAGAACCGGATCCCGGACCCGGTGGACTACGTCGAGATGCGCAGGGCGACGTTCGGCTCGGACCTGACGATGAGCCTGTGCCGGCTGGGTCACGGCAGGAAGGTGCCGGACGCGGTCTACCGCAGTGGTCCCCTGCGCTCCCTGGAGAACGCTGCGTCGGACTACGCCTGCCTCGTCAACGACCTGTTCTCGTACCAGAAGGAGATCGAGTACGAGGGCGAGGTGCACAACGGCGTCCTGGTCGTGCAGAACTTCTTCGCGGTGGACTATCCGACGGCGGTGTCGATCGTCGACGACCTGATGAATTCGCGGATGCGCCAGTTCCAGCACATCGCCGAGCGGGAACTCCCGGTGCTGTACGACGACTTCGCACTGGACGCGGAGGCGCGGGAGGTTCTCGCGGGCTATGTCGTGGAGCTGCAGCACTGGATGGCGGGCATCCTGATCTGGCACCGCGGCTGCCGGCGCTACCGGGAGGAGGATCTGCGGCGGGGCACCGGTGCCCCGTGGCATCTCAGTGGTCCCACGGGGTTCGGCACGTCGGCGGCACGGGTGACGCAGCTGCTGACGGCGCAGGGACGTTTCAGCCCTGCTGGAAGAGCTCCGCTGGCAATGGCTTCAGCAGCGCGTACAGATCGTCCGTGA
- a CDS encoding ketosynthase chain-length factor, with amino-acid sequence MSIRTHRRSVITGIGVVAPNGTGAGTFWKQTQEGVSVLDMVSREGCENLPLRVAGEVRDFDPVAFIEERYLVQTDRFTHYAMAAADLALDDARLGRADYESAPFSVGVVTAAGSGGGEFGQRELQRLWGQGSRYVGPYQSIAWFYAASTGQISIRGGFKGPCAVVASDEAGGLDALMHAARSIRRGTDAVVVGAAEAPLAPYSVVCQLGYEDLSTCDEPTRAYRPFTSDACGFVPAEGGAMLVVEEETAALDRGARIRAELAGHAATFTGASRWEQSREGLAHAIEGALEEAGCAPEEIDVVFADALGVPSADRAEALAIADALGPHGRRVPVTAPKTGIGRAYCGAPVLDTSAAVLAMEHGLIPPTPNVFEVCHDLDVVTGRARPAELRTALVLSRGLMGSNAALVLRRPTDTPQ; translated from the coding sequence ATGAGTATCCGGACACACCGGCGATCCGTCATTACGGGGATCGGTGTCGTCGCCCCCAACGGGACCGGCGCCGGTACCTTCTGGAAACAGACGCAGGAAGGCGTCAGCGTCCTCGACATGGTCTCCCGCGAGGGCTGCGAGAACCTTCCGCTGCGCGTCGCGGGCGAAGTCAGGGACTTTGACCCGGTCGCGTTCATCGAGGAGCGCTACCTCGTCCAGACCGACCGCTTCACGCACTACGCGATGGCGGCCGCCGATCTGGCCCTGGACGACGCACGGCTCGGCCGCGCCGACTACGAGAGCGCCCCGTTCAGCGTGGGCGTGGTGACCGCTGCCGGTTCCGGCGGCGGCGAGTTCGGCCAGCGTGAACTGCAGCGCCTGTGGGGGCAGGGCTCCCGCTACGTCGGCCCGTACCAGTCCATCGCCTGGTTCTACGCCGCCAGCACCGGCCAGATATCGATCCGCGGCGGCTTCAAGGGACCGTGCGCCGTCGTGGCCAGCGACGAGGCCGGTGGCCTGGACGCGCTCATGCACGCCGCACGCTCCATCCGGCGCGGCACCGACGCCGTCGTCGTCGGCGCCGCCGAAGCGCCCCTTGCGCCGTACTCGGTCGTCTGCCAGCTCGGCTACGAGGACCTCAGCACCTGCGACGAACCCACCCGCGCCTACCGCCCGTTCACCTCGGACGCCTGCGGATTCGTACCGGCCGAGGGTGGCGCGATGCTGGTGGTCGAGGAGGAGACGGCGGCCCTCGACCGCGGGGCCCGGATCCGCGCCGAACTGGCCGGCCACGCCGCCACCTTCACCGGAGCCTCCCGGTGGGAGCAGTCCCGCGAGGGACTCGCGCACGCCATCGAAGGGGCGCTGGAGGAGGCCGGCTGCGCGCCGGAGGAGATCGACGTCGTCTTCGCGGACGCGCTCGGTGTGCCCTCGGCCGACCGCGCCGAGGCGCTGGCCATCGCCGACGCGCTGGGCCCGCACGGACGGCGCGTACCGGTGACGGCGCCCAAGACCGGGATCGGCCGCGCCTACTGCGGAGCACCCGTGCTGGACACGTCCGCCGCGGTACTCGCGATGGAACACGGTCTGATCCCGCCGACGCCCAACGTCTTCGAGGTGTGCCACGACCTCGACGTGGTCACCGGCCGCGCGCGCCCCGCGGAACTGCGGACGGCGCTGGTACTGAGCCGAGGGCTCATGGGGTCGAACGCGGCGCTCGTGCTGCGCCGCCCCACCGACACACCTCAGTGA
- a CDS encoding cupin domain-containing protein encodes MTTHRPRIVDLSETQPNRRRGGDLRALLTPTAVGATSGFMGLAIVNPGERIGEHYHPYSEEFVYVVQGLLEVDLDGEPHAMRPDQGLLIPPHVRHRFRNVGDVEARMVFHLGPLAPRPELGHVDTEHTDVAERGAPPERTEAAS; translated from the coding sequence ATGACCACGCACCGGCCTCGCATCGTGGACCTCAGCGAGACTCAGCCCAACCGCAGGCGCGGAGGCGACCTGCGCGCCCTGCTCACACCGACCGCCGTAGGCGCCACCAGCGGCTTCATGGGGCTGGCCATCGTCAACCCGGGTGAGCGCATCGGCGAGCACTACCACCCGTACTCCGAGGAATTCGTGTACGTCGTGCAAGGACTCCTCGAAGTGGACCTGGACGGCGAGCCGCACGCGATGCGGCCCGACCAGGGGCTGCTGATCCCCCCGCACGTCCGCCACCGCTTCCGCAACGTGGGCGACGTGGAAGCGCGCATGGTCTTCCACCTCGGCCCGCTCGCCCCGCGCCCGGAACTCGGGCACGTGGACACCGAACACACGGACGTCGCCGAGCGCGGAGCCCCGCCAGAACGAACGGAGGCTGCGTCATGA
- a CDS encoding methyltransferase, with protein MTTVSPTPDTTPVASTIAAPLAPTAAPAPPPAMRLRELAFGAACAAAVRAAARLGVADALGDTPASAAELAQVVHTEPVPLQRLLRALCCYGIFSENGDGTFVHTEMSRLLREDDPNSLRYISLWCTEPWTWEVWPRLDDAVRSGTSVFPETFGKGFFDYLHQDAGESAHVFNRAMTTSSMQSARDVAELLDLTGVSSVVDIGGGQGHVLASLLEKHPTVHGTLLDLPGVVAKADPRLRDGGSLASRVSIVPGDCREDIPVEADLYIIKNILEWDDESTRRTLRNVVGTARPGARVVIIENLVDDTPSMRFTTAMDLLLLLNVGGAKHTRESLLGRMSEAGLRVGEVRPVNAYLHAFECVVPG; from the coding sequence ATGACCACCGTGAGTCCCACCCCCGACACCACCCCTGTGGCCTCCACCATCGCCGCACCCCTCGCCCCCACCGCCGCTCCGGCCCCGCCGCCGGCCATGCGGCTGCGGGAGCTGGCGTTCGGAGCGGCCTGCGCCGCGGCCGTACGGGCGGCGGCCCGGCTGGGCGTTGCCGACGCGCTGGGAGACACGCCCGCCTCGGCCGCGGAGCTCGCCCAGGTCGTCCACACCGAGCCCGTACCGCTGCAGCGGCTGCTGCGCGCGCTGTGCTGCTACGGCATCTTCAGCGAGAACGGGGACGGCACCTTCGTCCACACGGAGATGTCCCGGCTGCTGCGCGAGGACGATCCGAACAGCCTGCGGTACATCTCCCTGTGGTGCACGGAGCCCTGGACGTGGGAGGTCTGGCCGCGGCTCGACGACGCCGTGCGCTCAGGGACGAGTGTCTTCCCCGAGACGTTCGGCAAGGGCTTCTTCGACTACCTCCACCAGGACGCGGGCGAGTCGGCCCATGTGTTCAACCGGGCCATGACCACGTCCAGCATGCAGTCGGCGCGGGATGTCGCCGAGCTCCTCGACCTGACCGGGGTGTCCTCGGTCGTCGACATCGGCGGCGGCCAGGGGCATGTGCTCGCGAGCCTGCTGGAGAAGCACCCCACGGTCCACGGAACGCTCCTGGACCTGCCCGGTGTCGTCGCGAAGGCGGACCCCCGGCTCCGGGACGGCGGCTCACTGGCGTCGCGCGTTTCGATCGTGCCCGGGGACTGCCGTGAGGACATCCCGGTCGAGGCGGATCTCTACATCATCAAGAACATCCTCGAGTGGGACGACGAGAGCACTCGCAGGACCCTGCGCAACGTGGTCGGAACCGCCCGTCCGGGCGCCCGTGTGGTGATCATCGAGAACCTTGTCGACGACACGCCTTCGATGCGGTTCACCACGGCCATGGACCTGCTGCTCCTCCTCAACGTCGGCGGCGCGAAGCACACCAGGGAGAGCCTGCTCGGCCGGATGTCCGAGGCCGGCCTCCGGGTCGGCGAGGTCCGCCCGGTCAACGCGTATCTCCACGCGTTCGAGTGCGTCGTACCGGGCTGA
- a CDS encoding N-acetylmuramoyl-L-alanine amidase, whose amino-acid sequence MTSKQRTRLALALTTAGALSVALLAPATQAGADAVRPECPRSLDCDWVPAAYQQTGDPADKETYGNYDTSDRPHSNAVKFIVLHDTEVDYDTTLKIFQNPLNQTSAHYVVRSADGHVTQMVKNKDVAWQAGNWYLNTHSIGIEQEGVAAEGAKWYTPEMYRSTARLVRHLAAKYDIPLDRQHIIGHDGVPPTSAAGTRNMHWDPGPYWDWNRFMALLGRPVVPSAPKDSELVTVSPDFARNEQAFRDCEKGVDLPLQGSSAVPLHTAPSDDAPLFSDPGLHPDGSAGTNCAADWGSKISATQQAVVAERAPGWTAIWWYGQKAWFRTPGGTRVTVPTSGHVVKPKAGKTEVPVYGVAYPEKGEYPSDFVKPTVGTPLVYTIKAGQAFPGGGEAPTGYYYAPTIDASKPYDHTYFPGAQKYLTVQIGHRIAFVKASDVDVERVR is encoded by the coding sequence ATGACGTCCAAACAGAGGACCAGGCTCGCACTCGCACTGACCACCGCAGGAGCGCTGAGCGTCGCACTTCTCGCCCCCGCGACGCAGGCCGGCGCGGACGCGGTACGGCCGGAATGCCCGCGCAGCCTCGACTGCGACTGGGTACCGGCGGCCTACCAGCAGACCGGCGATCCGGCCGACAAGGAGACGTACGGCAATTACGACACCTCCGACCGGCCGCACAGCAACGCGGTCAAGTTCATCGTGCTGCACGACACCGAGGTCGACTACGACACCACCCTGAAGATCTTCCAGAACCCGCTCAACCAGACCTCCGCCCATTACGTGGTGCGCTCGGCGGACGGCCATGTCACCCAGATGGTGAAGAACAAGGACGTCGCCTGGCAGGCGGGCAACTGGTACCTCAACACCCACTCCATCGGCATCGAGCAGGAGGGAGTCGCTGCCGAGGGCGCCAAGTGGTACACCCCGGAGATGTACCGGTCGACGGCCCGGCTCGTGCGTCACCTGGCAGCGAAGTACGACATTCCGCTCGACCGGCAGCACATCATCGGCCACGACGGTGTGCCGCCGACCAGCGCTGCCGGTACGAGGAACATGCACTGGGACCCGGGCCCGTACTGGGACTGGAACCGCTTCATGGCGCTGCTCGGCAGACCTGTCGTGCCCAGCGCCCCCAAGGACAGCGAACTGGTCACGGTCAGCCCCGACTTCGCCAGGAACGAGCAGGCGTTCCGCGACTGCGAGAAGGGCGTCGACCTGCCGCTCCAAGGGAGCAGTGCGGTCCCGCTGCACACCGCGCCCTCCGACGACGCGCCGCTCTTCTCCGACCCGGGTCTGCACCCGGACGGTTCGGCGGGCACCAACTGCGCAGCGGACTGGGGCAGCAAGATCAGCGCCACCCAGCAGGCCGTCGTCGCGGAACGGGCCCCGGGCTGGACGGCGATCTGGTGGTACGGACAGAAGGCGTGGTTCCGCACCCCGGGCGGTACCCGGGTCACCGTTCCCACGTCCGGCCACGTCGTCAAGCCGAAGGCAGGCAAGACCGAGGTTCCGGTGTACGGGGTGGCGTACCCGGAAAAGGGGGAGTACCCCTCGGACTTCGTCAAGCCGACGGTGGGCACACCCCTCGTGTACACGATCAAGGCGGGGCAGGCATTCCCGGGCGGAGGTGAGGCGCCCACCGGCTACTACTACGCGCCGACGATCGACGCGTCGAAGCCGTACGACCACACCTACTTCCCCGGCGCGCAAAAGTACCTGACGGTGCAGATCGGGCACCGGATCGCGTTCGTGAAGGCGTCCGACGTGGATGTGGAACGGGTGCGCTGA